From a region of the Archocentrus centrarchus isolate MPI-CPG fArcCen1 chromosome 18, fArcCen1, whole genome shotgun sequence genome:
- the LOC115797374 gene encoding tripartite motif-containing protein 16-like, with translation MAQKGVQLDRETLCCSICLDLLKDPVTIPCGHSYCMNCIKRFCNEDWKIHSCPQCRKTFTRRPVLEKNTILAVLVEQLKTGLQAAPADHCYAGPEDVACDVCTGRKLKATKSCLSCPASYCEKHLQPHYDAAPLKKHKLVAPSKKLQENICSRHDEVMKIFCRTDQQSICYRCTMDEHKGHETVPAAAERTEKQKELEVRRLNIQQRIQDREKDVKLLQQEVEAINGSADKAVEDSEKMFTELIRLIQKRSSDVKQQVRSQQETEVSRVKELQEKLEQEIAELKRKDAELEQLSHTEDHNQFLHNYPSLSALSESTHSSSINIGPLRYFEDVTAAVSETRDKLQDILREEWTNISLTVTEVDVLLSPSEPKTRAGFLQYSREITLDPNTAYRYLLLSEGNREAALMEQHQFQSDHPDRFTEWCQVLSRESLTGRCYWEVEWSGEGVNVAVAYKDIRRAGSSNECGFGFNDKSWSLCCETNSYIFFYNKVQTVLSGPRSSRVGVYLDHRAGILSFYSVSETMTLLHRVQTTFTQPLYAGICYLDYGATADLVKVK, from the coding sequence atggcACAGAAAGGAGTTCAGCTGGACCGAGAAACCCTCTGTTGTTCCatctgtttggatctactgaaggatccggtgactattccctgtggacacagttactgcatgaactgtattaaaagATTCTGCAATGAAGACTGGAAGatccacagctgccctcagtgcaggAAGACTTTCACACGGAGGCCTGTCCTGGAGAAAAACACCATATTAGCAGTTTTAGTGGAGCAGCTgaagactggactccaagctgctccagctgatcactgctatgctggacctgaagatgtggcctgtgatgtctgcactgggaggaagctgaaagccACCAAGTCCTGTTTATCTTGTCCAGCCTCTTACTGTGAGAAACACCTCCAACCTCACTATGATGCAGCtccattaaagaaacacaagctggtggccccctccaagaagctccaggagaacatctgctctcgtcatgatgaggtgatgaagattttctgtcgtactgatcagcagagtatctgttatCGCTGCACAATGGATGAACATAAAGGCCATGAAACagtcccagctgcagcagaaaggactgagaagcagaaggagctcgaggtgagacgactaaacatccagcagagaatccaggaccgagagaaagatgtgaagctgcttcaacaggaggtggaggccatcaatggctctgctgataaagcagtggaggacagtgagaagatgttcactgagctgatccgtctgatccagaaaagaagctctgatgtgaagcagcaggtcagatcccagcaggaaactgaagtgagtcgagtcaaagagcttcaggagaagctggagcaggagatcgctgagctgaagaggaaagacgccgagctggagcagctctcacacacagaggatcacaaccagtttctacacaactacccctcactgtcagcactcagtgagtctacacactcatccagcatcaatattggtcctctgaggtactttgaggatgtgacagcagctgtgtcagagaccagagataaactacaggacatcctgagagaggaatggacaaacatctcactgacagtcactgaggtggatgttttactgtcaccatcagagccAAAGACCAGAGCTGGATTCTTACAATATTCACGTGAAatcacactggatccaaacacagcatacaGATATCTGTTATTATCTGAGGGAAACAGAGAAGCTGCTTTAATGGAACAACATCAGTTTCAatctgatcatccagacagattcactGAATGGTGTCAGGTCCTGAgtagagagagtctgactggacgttgttactgggaggtggagtggagcgGGGAAGGCGTTAACGTAGCAGTTGCATACAAGGATATCAGGAGAGCAGGGAGCTCAAATGAATGTGGATTTGGATTCAATGACAAATCTTGGTCACTATGTTGTGAGACAAACAGTTATATCTTTTTCTACAACAAAGTCCAAACTGTCCTCTCAGGTCCTCGGTcctccagagtaggagtgtacctggatcacagagcaggtattctgtctttctacagcgtctctgaaaccatgactctcctccacagagtccagaccacattcactcagccgctCTATGCTGGTATTTGCTATTTAGATTATGGAGCCACTGCTGATTTGGTTAAAGTGAAATAG